A stretch of DNA from Diospyros lotus cultivar Yz01 chromosome 14, ASM1463336v1, whole genome shotgun sequence:
GAGGGGTTCCTACACAGTCAGATCccaaaacattatttttatatgcaattttaatcaatttttatttatttttttgttactcGAACCCCATAACTCTTCAATcgcaaaattattttatcattattaataaAACTTACCCTtgtaaataatttcttattataaAAGTAACAATGATCTAAAATGATGTCACATTCtatattattattgatattttagatACTAGGTTTATAAATTTGGAGAGgggatattataattaattattagggtAGGTGAGCATTTAAGACATTGAGGTGTCATGTCCCCATTTTGGTCACACCTTAACATTCAGCAACCACCATGGAGTTGGAGTACACAtttgacacacaaaatataaaaaatgcattgaaTGCACCATCCAAAAGAGTCACAATGAATTTGTGTTATATGTAGGGAGAAAGTTTGAGGAATGTaacaagtttttaaatttaattggaatttattaaatttagttagattttggtaaaaattaatatttagtaattaatttttaatatttaatatgtcTAGACGTAGATGTTGCCAACATATTAATTAaaggtatatttatataatatattaaggcTTTGGCTGATACTTGTTAGACTGAATTTagtgcattttatttttcagtatttaaacactcttattaattgataataaatatatggtattttaaaatattttactaattaataagagtgtttaaatactgaaaatgatGTGTATTAAAGGCACTTAAGGCACTAGTTAGAAAAATTCACATATTAAAGGTTTAATTACCAAAAACACCCACcttttactatatttttaattatgtactAAACCTTTAACTTCTTTCAAAACTAGAgccaaacttttaattttatttcaaatttgtaCCATCTTTTGTCTTCAATTAGAATTATTCGTCAAAAAGGCTTTAATGTATTCATTTCATCCAAAACTGATCATCTTATAAATGGTAACTTTAAGAatcttaattttatgttatttttactttcaacatTAACATTAATGATCTTATGGTAAGACATGGCCGGCTTTTTATATTAATTCACTCGTTAATTAATTGTAGTAGTAATTATgtctattattatatatataaacatgaaCAGGAAAACCTAGAAGATGAAGGAGAAACCAAAGGAGAGATCATAGGCCGCTCTCACTCCAAACGGCGAGGCCGAGCTGCTGCAATAAGGGTACATATGTGCACCTTCTTGTCTCAATGCGcatgaatttcttaattttaactaaatttgatatatatatatatatgtgtgtgttgtaaTGAACGGAAGACTCAGACACAACAACACAAATATTCACAGAATTCAAAAACACTTCCGACAGAATGCAACACACAACTTACACAAATAATAAAACGCAAGCAtacaaggaaagaaaaggagataaaCTTTTACTGTGGTTCAGAATAGAGCTACATCCACATTGAGCTCTAATAAGAAGAGCTCACTATACTATTTGAAGAAAAAGCTACACCCTTAATACATACAACTTTCACACTCACTATATATCAGTGGTTTTTTTAACAAAGTAGCCTCTCAATCACAAATACAGATTAGAAGCAAACCCTATGAACTAGCGattacacaaaaaatataaacatagagagagaatgaaaacaCCCTTACTCACCAAGACCTTCTGCTGATCGCTCTACCCTCgcctctcttctttcttcaatttttcttcttttgccaATCTCGAGGAACTGTAGAATATATAGTGAATCTGAGCGGTTGAGATTGGATCCAAATAAAGGCAGTATCGACTGCCAAGGATGAATTGTATAACACAATTAACAGAAAGGGCCAAAGGACAATCAAGGGGCGTCAAGCAGAGCAAAAGTCGCTGATGGTTGCCAAGTGGCCATCCATTAGGCACCCAATTTTTGGCTACTGAGGTTACCGAGTTTACCTTCCATCAAAATGACATTGTTTGATGCTTCACCACacacaacaatctccaccttgaagcatcaagCGCGTAGGGTGAACCCATTCCCCAGAAATAATGCAATATGTTACAATTCCCACCATCATAGCTCATGTCAGTTGTTAGATTAACCAACTTCGACATGCAATAAGCCCAAGTAGTGCTTGAACTTGGCTGCAGTCAGAGCCTTGGTCCTTATATCAACTGGATTATCCTCAGTTGATACCTTCTTGATATTCACAATTTCGGTTGACACCAGTTCTTGAACAAAGTGATACTTAACATCACATGCTTAGTCCTTTAATGATACACAGGATTTTTACAGAGATGGATAGCACTTTGACTATCTAAGAATACCACCACTTTGCTTTGGAGCAAATGAATTTCATTTAGGAGGccttgaagccatatggcttcttTGAAGGCATTTGTGATAGCCACGTACTCTACCTTAGTGGAAGACAACGCAATCAGAGATTGCAATTGTGACTTCTAGTTGATGCAATTTCCTCCCAGGGTAAAAAAGAATGCTATAGTGGATTTTCTGGAATCTTTATCCCCTGCAAAATCTGAATCTACAAATCTTACAAGATCAAGTGTATCATATCTTCTTTTATAACATAAGCTAATATTAACAGAACCATTAATGTATCTTAACAAGTATTTCAAGGCATCCCAATGAGGTTTCTCAGAATTTGACATAAATCTACTTAGCAAAGAAATTGAATAAGCAAGGTCTGGCCTAGTACTAATCATTGAATACATAATGGTTCTAATTGCATTTGCATATGGTATATTTTCCATCTTaatgattttagaattaaaagtGGGGCACTATGACTTTGATAGAAGAAAATGTCTAGCTAAGGAGACCGTTACAGGTTTACATTTATTCATACCAAATCTTTGTACTGCCTTTAACAAGTAATCATGTTGAtgtatttttaaactaaaactGCTTTTATCCCTCTCTATTTtcattcctaaaattttcttaacaTACCCTAAGTTCTTCATGTCAAATTTCgtatttaacatagattttaatTCACTGATTTTGGACTTAGATTTGCTAATTAAcaagatatcatctacatatagcaACAAATAAATAGGAATATCTGATAGTGTAAAATAGAAGCAGTTATCATATTGACTCCAAACTAATTCTTGTTATAAAATGgtcaaattttttgtaccattgtTTAGGAGATTGTTTAGGccatacaaaaatttatttaataaacaaaCATGTTGAGTTTTAATTGAATCGAGGTATCCAACAAGTTGTACCAATATATTTGTTCATCTAGGTCACCATGCAGGAAGGCAGttttaacatctagttgttcaagttaTAGATAAAAATGCACAGTAACAGCAAGCATTAAACAGATAGTTTTAAACTTGACAACtggtgaaaatattttattatagtcTATACCCTTTCTTTGAGTGAAACTCTTAGCAACTAATCTTGCTTTGTATTTAATTGACTCAGAGGGAGACATGCCTTCCTTTAGCTTGTACAACTACTTACACTGAATTAATTTTTGATTCTCTAGCTTGGGAATCAGTTCCCATGTTCTATTTGCAACAAGAAAGAttatttcctcatccatggcttgcTACCATCTGCCACTGTCTTGAGAgttgacagcctcctcatatgTGGAAGGCTCATTGTCCCTCAATTCATTTCCTGCAACCAATGCATAGTACACTAAATCCAAATAAGCATACCTAGAGGGTGGTCTTACCACCTTTCTGCTCCTATCCCAGGCTAGTTGATAGTCACTAAGATCTTGTTGGGAATCATTAGCTTGTTCCTCCTCAATCTCAAGGTCATCTGTTTATTCCTCATGATCAGAATTGTGATCAGAGGTATGATCAATAAGAGATGTAACACCTTCCAAATTTGGTTCAAGTGTGGTTGGAGCACTTAGCTGGTCATTTCCTACAGCTGGTTGCTCCACTTGATTCTGAGTATCTCCTAAAATAGCATGATCATCTAAGTTTCTGCCCACATTAGGTTCTACTGTGTTTGTTAACTTACAAGGGAATTTGGATTCATTGAATATGACATCTCTACTAATGATTATCTCAACTCCACTTGAATGCCTATCCTATAACCTATATCCCTTAGTACCTTTTGataaccaacaaacacacattttttgGATCTGGGTTCTAATTTACCTTCAGATTGGTGAGCATATGCCTCACAACCAAAAACTCTTAGATAATTGAAATTTACCTTCTTACTAGTCCATATTTCTCCAGGGCATTTAAAATTCAACACTGTTGAAGGGCTTCTATTGACTAAGTGAAAGCAATGGAAAGAGCCTcccccaaaaggatttaggcaTACCTAAGGTAAATAGAAGACACCTTACTTTTTCAACTAGGGTTCTACTAATTCTTTCAACCACCTCATTTTGTTAGGGTGTGTTTCTTACGTTCTTATGCCTAAGTATGCCCTATGAATTACAAAATGCATCAAATTTTCTATTGCAAAACTCCAATCCATTATTTGTCCTTAATACTTTAACCTTCTTATCAGTTTGGTTTTCTATTAAAATCttccaagttttaaattttctaacGTCTAATTCTTGGTTTTTAGTAGAACATCCAAACTTTTCTAGTGTAATCATCTACAGTGGAAAGGAAATAGCTGTTACTACCATGGGAGGGAACTTGGGAAGGCCCCCATAAATCAACATCCAGGTATTCTAGGCATACCTTCGCCAGGTAAGTTCCTTGATGGAAACTCAACTTGTGTTTCTTGACAGAATATATGGCTCACAAAAATCCAAGGATCCTGCCCAAGATAACTTTGGTTTTTTAATGCCTACAGACCTTTCAAGCTtatgtgaccaagtctcaagtgccataaATCTATCTCATCAGAATTAACAGTGCAAGCAGAATGCATATTAATAGAGGATGATAGCAGCCATTCAAAATATACAAGCCATTTTGTACCAAACAAGATTAGATCATCACCCTTAAGTACATGCATGAAACTATTTTCTGCTTTATATGAAAAACCTAACTCATCAAGTGTGCCAAGAGAGATCAAGTTTCCTTTAAGACTGggtacatatcttacatcagttaAAATCCTTGTTTTGTTATCATGTAATTTTAAAGATATGTCACCAATACCTAGAACACTACATGAGTGGTTATTACCTATATAAACTGTTCCAGTTTCTTTAtggttaaaattttgaaaccattctttgttagggcacatatgaaaagaacagtCTGAATCCATTACCTATTCATTTTCAACAGATGAACTAGAGACAGTAAGCACTTTAGCTAAACAATTAGAACTACCTGCATTCACATTTGCATTTCTCCCTTGTTTTTGTTTCCTAATAAAATCatagcaatattttttaatgtgtccCTCTTTCCCACAATGGTAGCATTTCCActtagtttgtttttgtttttccttcttatctttcttctttcctttataCCTTAGTCCATTAGATTGATCAGCATTACCTATGTGacttcttttatcatttttagctTTCTCAAACAGATTATTTCCTAACTTCTTTGATGAATTTAGTTCAAGTTCTCCAGCCTTAATACCTAAGATTATAAGATCTAAACTAGGAACTATGCCAATATATCGTAAAGCATGTTTAACAACATCATAGTCATcaggaaagaaattcaataaaatcatttccTCATTGGTATCTCCTATTGCTTGGTCAGTACCTCTTAACAATAAAGTTAATatagtaaattcatctatatttCCATCCATTGATTTCAATGTATCaatcttaaaattaaacaacatgcctttcAGATTTATAAGATTAGGTGCAGTTATAACATCAAACAAAGAATCAAGCTTATTTCAGAGATCAATAGGGTTAGACATACCATCTACCTTTCGGATAACACTATCACCGAGATGGACGAATATCAGATTGTAAGCCTTCTTTCTTATTTCCTCAGTTCAAGCAATCTGGTTTATGGACCATTTTTGAACTTCTGGTTCCAATGCTATAAGCACTTTGTAATGAGAGAGTAGAACCcttatcttctttttccaaccaCCAAAATCCCTTTTTCCATCAAATAtttcgatttcaaatcgggtggATGCCATCTTCGCTTTGCACGAAGGTAACCTAGACCTCTAGATTTAGACTCACTCAGCACACACCCATTGACGATGAGTCTTAGCAAACCCTAGAGAACTGGTTTGACTTATAGAGCAAAGAACAGATTCCCCCAAAATATTAAACAACTCGAATTCTGACTTAAACCCTAGAACACGATTAATATAatcgtgctctgataccactattgTAACTAGTGGAAGACTCAAACACAGCAACACAAATATTCACAGAACCCAAAAACACTTCCAGCAGAAGGCAACACACAACTTACACAGATAATAAAATGCAAGCAtacaaggaaagaaaaggagacACAAACTTTTATCGTGGTTCACCCCAGAATTGGGCTACATCCATGTTGAGCTCCGACAAAAGAGCTTACTGCACTATTTGGAGAAAAAGTTACACCCTCAATACATACAACTTTCACACTCACTGTACATCAATGGTTCTCTAACAAAATAGCCTCTCAATCGCAAATACAGATTAGAAACATACCCTAAGAACCAGCGATTacataaaaaatgtaaacaCAGAAAGAGAATGAAAACCCTTGCACACCGAGACCTTCTGTCGATTGCTCTgccctcttctctcttctttctttgatttttctcctTTTGCTAATCTTGAGGAACTATAGAATATATAGTGAATCTGAGAAACTGAGATTGGATCCAAATAAAGGCAATATTGCTGGCCAAGGATGGATTGTATAACacaattaacaaaaatagaGGCGTCAAGCAGAGCAGAGACCGCTGATGGTTGCCAAGTGGCCATCCATCAGGCGCCCAATTTTTGGCTACTAAGGTTGCCGACTTTACCCTCCATCAAAACGGCATCATTTGATGCTTCAccacacaacaatatatatatatatatatatcttattaccatttaatgtaattatttttatatccttATAATCATAATGCTTGTATAACATTAGATTTTTGTATGGATTCGTATAGAGGCGTCGAGATAGGATAAACCAGAGAATGAAAGCACTGCAGAAGCTGGTCCCAAATGCAAGTAAGGTAAAGAAGATGGTGGCTTGGTCTGAGGCTAGCTACGTACTACTCATATTGCATGCATTCACTTACACACGTTTCTTGTTGTTTTATTTGGACCATGCATGAACTTGCAGGCTGATAAAGTATCAATGCTGGACGAGGTAATTGAGTACTTGAAGCAACTACAAGCGCAAGTTAAGATGATGAGTGCCAGAAACATGTCCCAGATGACGACGACGATGATGATGCCTCCTCTTCTTCAGATGCAGCAGCTACACCTTCAAATGTCGCTGCTAGCgagaatgagaatgagaataGGAATAGGAATTGGGCTCGGGATGCTCAACATGAGCACCGTGGCACGTTTTGCATCTCGGCCGCCACTCGTCTGTCGGCCCTCGATCAGCGCTCATGCTACAACGGCGCCGGCGCCTCCGGCAATTCCCAACCATGGCGAGCCTCGAAAAGCTCTGGATGCAACTATCAACAACTCAACACCCTTCATGAATCCTTATTGCTCGTTCCTACCACAAGTACGTGAAATTATACACATTAATTGCTTTCGAGTTGGCAAACTGAAATCATCTTCAACTTATATATATGTTCCAaattaggaattatttttaaaaataaaatagattataCACAGAACCCTTAAGATTTGATAAAATAACATGGACACCCctgataataaatttatgaatatgACGTAAACATCTTCACATTTTATTCCCCATCCCTTTATCCTCCTTTTTTGTGCAGTATATTGGATAGAATATAATAGTTTGTTGATCTTTTTgtctttatatttatacttcggaaattattaaactatcgtcaaactataaaaaattagattgatagataattgaatttcaattaatttatcatacagaagaaaagaataacgatatttttatcatgctaaaatttttaaaatctataAAATAATGATAAGAAAAAAAGTGTAGTTAAAATGGTAAGAGTCATGAAAAGTCCTGTCATCTCTCAAATATCAAGAATGttcttattttgttaataaactTTAGAAGTGTTAAAAGTGCAAAGACTATGTGATAAGCCAAGGGAGTCTTCCATAACTATTTTTAACACGTCTATGTATAGGGGAAGTTGAAGTAGAGCAGGCCACATGTGACTCTTTTGAAGTCTATCCATGCATCCATTGAGAACTAATTTTGGTACACCAATTGAAAATGATTTGATATTACCTTGCgttttatatatatgcttaaattactatatatattcatgccAGTACTAATTAAATATTGTTAGTTGCAGTCTGTGAACAACGACCTTTGCAACAAAATGAGAGCAATCTACTGGCGACCAATCAATCAGACAGCAGGTAGCACTTTGTTACCTTGGAGCCATGTTCAAGGGGGATGAGGACCTTACAATTGTTGCGGGCGTGCAAGGAGGTTGGACTTGGTCAAAGGGAATCTATTAGTTGGTCCACGAGTTGTTCGGGGCCTTATTTATTTGTTGCTTTAGTTCCTATTTTCTAGCTAATAATTTGGCCACTTTGCCACTATTTTAGGAGAAGTGGttattctatttattatttaatcttAGGAGAAGTGGTTATTCTATTTATCTATTTGTTCGGAGCCTTATCTATTTGTTGCTTTAGTTCCTATTTTCTAGCTAATAATTTGGCCACTTCCTCACTGTTTTAGGAGAAGTGGGTATTCTATTTATTCCTCACTATAACTGGAAATTATGCagaataataatcaaatttccTTCCCACatatctttttttctctctctctctctttcttttctacttTCTTTCACTATTCACTTTCCTTCAGAATTAGTCTGGTGCACACATCATTTTTAGTATCAGAGCACAGTCTTGGCAACCCGTGGGAAATCAAACGCAGAGTTTCACGATGAGGTCCAAGAAGTCATCACCTAGCATGAAGCTAACTTCAACCAAATGAACAACGCCATCCAAACTATTCTAATCAAGTTACAATCCCTACAAGCTTCCTAAGCAAAAACCACCAGTAAAGAAAGCATCAATCCTTTTGGCCTTGCAGAATCATCCCCCACCAAGCGCCACACAACTCTGATAATTCCCACACTCTAGGGGCTACTGTGTGGAACCATACCAACCTCAAGTTATCCTTCCTGAAATTCAACGGCGAAGATCCTATGGGGTGGATTTATAGGGCCAAACAATATTTTGAGTTCAAGGGGGTCGAATCATCACAACAAGTGCAATTGGCATCTTTCCACCTAAAGGGGGTGGCACTACAATGGCACTGCTAGCTACTTAAGCAAGTTCAAGGGGCCTCTCTCATGGCCAGAATTCACCAAGGTTGTTCTTCATAGGTTCAAACCAACAGCTTATGAGGATCCTTTAGAGGCAATCACGACGCTGAAGCAAGTTAATACAGTGGAGACATACTAGGCCGAATTCAAAAAGTTATCCCAAAGAATTGATGAATTATGTTAAGTTTTATGTTCTGAATGTTTTGATTATGACTACATTATGCCAAAACTTCAATGTCCTCTTATGTTATTGTCAACGTTCAGAATTGCTTGACCGTGATTTGTCGGTCCACACTGATAAAATAAACACTAttgcaaagaaaagaaacaaatagcaTAAATAACAAACGATGCGTAAGagagtttttacgtggttcggccagaataaTATCTAGTCCATGATTGTTTTCTAATAGTTTCAGCAGAGTAATAGTATGTAATTGATCAGATAAGGTAAGTGGACATTGCCTCCGATTTTTACGCAGTCTTTTTGTTCTGCGAGCTGATCGGTTCAGCCAGCGAGCTAAAGAcattgctgggagctcgcttaCTCTCACGGTCTAAGTTTGGGTCTCGACGATATGCGACCTCACTGAGATGTCCTCAGCCTTAGGCCTATTGGGCTTCAGGAGATTGGACTGACCTGCTCGGTCGAGTCTAGTCCAAAAGAAGTGGTTCAGAAAATACCTATAATAGTTATGTTCTCACAAGCTTATTAACATGTTTTgtatatatagaaattattttacaCTTCTTCAGAATATTGCTTAATGAATATTATATTAAGTCTATTTTGATAAGATATATGTTGAGATTGTCTTGATCaagccgcaaaattcattaaaacatttaattttgcggtagttttcaaaaaatcgtcgctaaatttagaaaataattaaataattaaaaaattaaattgaatttagcgacgatttttgagaatcgtcgctaaatttaaaaataattaaataattcaaaataaaaattaatttaacttttgcAACAGTTTTTTGAAACtgttgcaaaattcattaaaaattagaatttagtggcggtttctgaaaaactaccactaaattcaaaaatgattaaataatttaaaattaaaattaaattaacatttacgacgattttaaaaaatcatcgCAGAATTcgttaaaaaattgaatttagtagtggtttttgagaaacttccgttaaatttaaaaataattaaaaattttaaaataaaaattaaattaacatttgcggtagtttttcaaaacaatcacaaaattcattaaaaatttaaatttagtgacagtttcatttttgagaaaccgcagctaaattaaaaaataattaaataattcaaaattaaaattaaaaattttattatttttaataaaatgaaaataattaaaaattaaattttaattcattaaaaatttaaattttagttaagaaaataattcattaaaaattttaattttacttaataaaataattaaaaattaaattaataaaaggaaatataaaatcttaaaaaggaatttaaaatttaatttaattaatcacaaaattaattaaaatttttaatttaaaaaaataaaaataaaaagtaatttaacaaaattttaatataaaaaattttaataattttaaaaaatatataaaatctttttttattttttagtcaactaatttatttaatttaaatcaattaatttatttttaatttattcctttattcttttaaaaaataataaattaattaatgtttttttaatttatattaaaaaatataaaatataattttagaaaatagttgttggattagtatataatggcatatatataataaggcTTGGTAGATCAAACAGTACACGCGAGCACGTGCATAGGAGAGGTCCCGTGTTCGAATCTGGGGAAGGAGAATCTGGAAATTcaatttccagcatcgccacgtggcgcgcagGGTCCAAGCAGGTGCGTGAGCCTATGCGGGCTGCTGGGCGCAATTGCAAACCCGAGCGCGGGAGCAAGCAGCctttgggagaaattaaaatttaatttcttttaatttttgcgacggttctaaaattaaattttttttatttttgtagcggctaaaattaaaaattttaatttttttaattttaacagcaatttaaaaatcgctgcaaaaaatataatttgtggCGGTTGTTGAAAACTGTTGTTAAATTTCATAGTGGTGGTTAAAAATTGCcactaaatataaaaaaaatcgtcgctaaataccattttttttgtagtgttttagtatgatttatctattaataCTCTCATATGTGTGTTACAATTGTTTTGCCAGACGTTTTATTGATATGTCTTTTAATATGCTTCTCTTTAAGGTCATCCTAAAGATAATGTATAAGCATTTTGTGGAGCTCTTAATTTGCTAAGTAAAATCGTGGCAACGTTACCCAAAGTTCAAGATTAATATGTTCTATCAAAGTAAATGATCATATACTCAAGTgatggtacttgagttttgatttgtaGAATTTAAATTGTTTTATCCTTCACGTTAGAGTTGTGCACAATATGTTTTTATTAACATGAGTGTCATATGAACCTCATGAAGTTTAGAGCAAACTTAAGGTTGGGAAATATCTTAAGTGCTCAAAATATGTTGAAGTATTTCTTAAATTTAGGAgaaatgtgttttatttgttgaaTAAGTATCAAGTATCTTTGCTTTTGAGAAAATGTATATATACCTAGCCAAGTGCTTCTAAGTTCTAATACATAGAGCCTAAATTTCTAAAGTTCTCAAGTACTAAAATTTAAGAAGTATCTCTTGAAGAACTTTTCAAGTTGAATGAGTGTTGCGTGTTTAGTCTAAGAATCAAGTTTATAttcaatgcatttgagtaatagaattctgaaatatatatgtgtgtgtgtgtgcgcgtgcgCACGCGCACGCAcacttttgttttttataaatataaatgagtcATCATGATGCTCAAGCTAAAACATCTTTGTGCTAAATGATGTGTTTTGTTGTTAAGTAACATGTTTTGTGCTCAACATATTTGCAAtgttttatgtgttttatttCAGTCAAGTAATTGTGAGTTAGTTGAGTACTTATGAACGTTTCATGTGAATATGTTTCATAAAGTAATTGTGAATATGTGTGCTAATTAAATCTTTATGTTACAATGTTGTGTATTGACGTATAAGACTAGTAGAATGGTTTTTATTTGAATCTAGAAAAAAGAAagtttttagttgagtaacatatattgttctcaaCTTATTGTCAAAGCCATATACTTTAAAAATATCTCCTTAATTCCCTAAAGCTTTCTATGTAACCAAGTGAATTTGATTGGAAAGTTATTTTAACCAACTTTCACAAATAGCACTTGTATTTAATTGAGGTaaggtttatattatttagatgttgatgagaaatttgttttgaagatgatattcaaaacagTATATGTTAATTGAGTGATAGTTGAGTAAGGCTTAAATCCAAACGAGTATGTTTAtgtattaatcgagtaaaaaatTCCATGTTACTTGAATAAAGCATTGTTCTATACTCAAATTGGTCTTTGCTTTTATCATCTTAATCGATTATCATCTTATTGTACTCAAGTAAGTTTTTGTTTGCA
This window harbors:
- the LOC127791213 gene encoding transcription factor UNE10-like isoform X1, which translates into the protein MLSHCMIPKWNLRQQRQEEDEGEGNRPFHVQGQLLHNHSSTPLVPMSNWRVAEAMHGLGVGDTLDSTVNQATWHSGIPNLALQAQQTQAPPGMSSTGKWGTTSEVVRSTSSSSLTKKRARPESDQQTENSTCFHSSALSFKTRITEEDSACHGGSENLEDEGETKGEIIGRSHSKRRGRAAAIRRRRDRINQRMKALQKLVPNASKADKVSMLDEVIEYLKQLQAQVKMMSARNMSQMTTTMMMPPLLQMQQLHLQMSLLARMRMRIGIGIGLGMLNMSTVARFASRPPLVCRPSISAHATTAPAPPAIPNHGEPRKALDATINNSTPFMNPYCSFLPQVREIIHINCFRVGKLKSSSTYIYVPN
- the LOC127791213 gene encoding transcription factor UNE10-like isoform X2; amino-acid sequence: MSNWRVAEAMHGLGVGDTLDSTVNQATWHSGIPNLALQAQQTQAPPGMSSTGKWGTTSEVVRSTSSSSLTKKRARPESDQQTENSTCFHSSALSFKTRITEEDSACHGGSENLEDEGETKGEIIGRSHSKRRGRAAAIRRRRDRINQRMKALQKLVPNASKADKVSMLDEVIEYLKQLQAQVKMMSARNMSQMTTTMMMPPLLQMQQLHLQMSLLARMRMRIGIGIGLGMLNMSTVARFASRPPLVCRPSISAHATTAPAPPAIPNHGEPRKALDATINNSTPFMNPYCSFLPQVREIIHINCFRVGKLKSSSTYIYVPN